Genomic segment of Nocardiopsis mwathae:
GTCAGGGGAAGGGGCAGGTCCGTACATGACGTGGGCAGTGATCATCGCCGTCGTGGGAGCGCTGGCCATCGCGGCCGGCGCGGCGCTTCAGGAGCGGGCGGCGGTGAGCGCGCCCTTCGGCATCAGCCAGCTCCGGTTGTTCCGGCACCTCATGCGCAGCCGCCGCTGGGTCCTCGGGCTGGGACTCACCGGCCTGGGAATCGGCGCCCACATGCTGGCTCTGGTCCACGCTCCGCTCATTCTCGTCCAGCCGATCCAGACCACCGGTCTGCTGTTCGCGGTCATGCTGGCGGCCTTCTTCGGCAAGCGCCGCCTGACCTCCGCGCAGATCGGCGGCTGTCTCGCGGTGACCGTCGGGCTGGTCGCGCTCATCACGGCGCTGCCCATGCACGCCGGGAACCCCGTGCTCACCCCGACCGAGACCGCGCTGATGCCGCTGGTCTGCGTCGGCGGGATGCTGATGTGCGTGCTCGTGGCGCGCTTCGGCGGCGCCAGCACCCGGGCGTGGACGTTCGCGCTGGCCGGAGGCATCGGATTCGCCGTCACCTCGGCTCTCGCCCGCTTCATCGGCGTGGGCATGCTGGACAACCCCATGGCGGCGATGCGCCCGCTCACCGTCATCGCCGTGGTCATCGGCCTGTGCGGCGGCATGATCGTGCAGAACGCCTACCGCACCGGCCATTTCACGCTCGCCTACGCCACCCTGATGATCAGCGACCCGCTGTCCGCCGCCATCCTGGGTGTGGTGTTCTTCGGCGAGCAGCTGCCCGCCGACCCCCTGCACTCGGCCATCGCGATCATCGGCGCCGTCGTCTGCGCGGCCGGGGTCATCACCCTCTCCCGCGCCACCCATGCCAAGGGCCGTGCCACCGGCGGGGCGGCGGTGGACACCTCGTCTCCCGGCCCTCCTCCGGCCACCGGACCGCAGGCGACCGTGACCGCCGTGGTCATCGACACCGAACCCGCGGGCACTCCGGTGGCGGAAGAGGACACCCCGCCGCGGCCGTCGGCGGCCGGCACCGCGGCCTGAAACCCGCTCCCGGGGCGCGGGCCCGCGGGCGGCCCGCCTCCGCTCAGCGCCCCCGCCGGTTCCGGGCGCGGTCGGCGACCTGAGCGTAGATCTCCTCGAACCGGGCCAGCGACCGCTGGTGGTCATGGTGCGCCGCCATCTCCC
This window contains:
- a CDS encoding DMT family transporter; the encoded protein is MTWAVIIAVVGALAIAAGAALQERAAVSAPFGISQLRLFRHLMRSRRWVLGLGLTGLGIGAHMLALVHAPLILVQPIQTTGLLFAVMLAAFFGKRRLTSAQIGGCLAVTVGLVALITALPMHAGNPVLTPTETALMPLVCVGGMLMCVLVARFGGASTRAWTFALAGGIGFAVTSALARFIGVGMLDNPMAAMRPLTVIAVVIGLCGGMIVQNAYRTGHFTLAYATLMISDPLSAAILGVVFFGEQLPADPLHSAIAIIGAVVCAAGVITLSRATHAKGRATGGAAVDTSSPGPPPATGPQATVTAVVIDTEPAGTPVAEEDTPPRPSAAGTAA